From Candidatus Doudnabacteria bacterium, a single genomic window includes:
- a CDS encoding SDR family oxidoreductase, whose translation MKADVSKPDEVARVVSETKAKFGRIDGLIHMAAIYQKTPWKSLAEADWNKNMDVIAKSAFLMSKAAGDEMTIGEDHSYLRLVSFDPAVQRLFTVQRGKKRH comes from the coding sequence ATCAAAGCGGACGTATCCAAACCCGACGAAGTTGCAAGAGTGGTTTCTGAAACTAAGGCAAAATTTGGCCGAATAGACGGACTGATCCACATGGCAGCGATCTACCAAAAGACCCCGTGGAAATCCTTGGCTGAAGCGGACTGGAATAAAAATATGGATGTGATCGCAAAGAGCGCGTTTCTAATGTCCAAAGCTGCCGGCGACGAGATGACGATAGGCGAAGATCATTCTTATCTCAGACTGGTCAGTTTTGACCCAGCCGTACAAAGATTATTTACCGTACAACGTGGCAAAAAGCGCCATTGA
- a CDS encoding methionyl-tRNA formyltransferase yields MKIIFAGTTEFGIPTLEMLKKDHELVLIITQPDKPVGRKQIMTPPPIKLWAEKNKIPVVQPAKILDDLPRIKDLAPDLLLVAAYGQIIPKEVLDIPKFGSINIHGSLLPKYRGASPIQAVILNGDNETGITLIRMDEKMDHGQIIAKSVLRLKGNETFTGLYKPIKPRRRC; encoded by the coding sequence GTGAAAATAATATTCGCAGGCACAACGGAGTTTGGAATTCCTACGTTAGAAATGCTCAAAAAAGATCATGAGCTTGTTCTGATCATAACTCAGCCGGATAAACCTGTAGGTCGAAAGCAGATTATGACTCCCCCGCCGATCAAGCTCTGGGCGGAAAAAAATAAGATACCGGTAGTTCAACCTGCGAAAATCCTGGATGATCTTCCGCGGATCAAAGATCTGGCGCCTGACCTTCTGCTGGTTGCAGCCTACGGCCAAATAATTCCCAAAGAAGTCCTGGACATCCCTAAGTTTGGCTCGATCAACATCCACGGGTCCCTTTTGCCGAAATACCGGGGCGCTTCGCCCATCCAAGCTGTGATATTGAACGGCGATAATGAAACAGGCATCACGCTGATTAGGATGGATGAAAAGATGGACCACGGTCAGATCATTGCCAAAAGTGTTCTTAGGCTTAAAGGCAATGAAACTTTTACCGGTTTATATAAGCCAATTAAGCCTCGCCGCCGCTGCTGA